TGTCCGTCGCTACCGTCCCGTCATTCGCCGCGGTCGCCCGGCATGGCGCGGCGCAGCTTGCCGAGCGCGCGGTGCAGCCGCGCCTTCATCGTGCCCTCGGGGACGCCGTAGATCGCGGCGATCTCCTTCACGGGCAGGTCCTCGTAATACCGCAGGGCGACCCAGTTGCGTTCCTCGTTCGA
The window above is part of the bacterium genome. Proteins encoded here:
- a CDS encoding sigma factor-like helix-turn-helix DNA-binding protein yields the protein SNEERNWVALRYYEDLPVKEIAAIYGVPEGTMKARLHRALGKLRRAMPGDRGE